The genomic interval GGGGAAGCTGTGGATTTGTGGGTGATCCCCAGTATGCGCTATTAAATTTTACAGGTCTCACCATCTTAGAAATACGTATATATACATATACAAAATTACATCCTGAGTCGGAGGCAGCCAGCTCGCCCTAACTTCTAGTCTGGTAGACGAAGCGTACATGCAGCCAGTTAGAGAAGTAGTTATGGCCCATATTCTGCTAATTGACGTAGCATGAGGAATCGATCGGTTCATGACTTTGGCAGAAGTTGCGGTATCTACACCCTTGAATGTCGTCTTTCTCTCAGGTCTGTCAGCTGTCGCTCTAGTTATAGTGCATGTATTCTCTAGTAGGTTACGTTTTCTAAAAGTTGCCCCTCGTAGCCGCTGGTTATCGTTTGGCAGTGGCGTGTCAGTTGCCTATGTTTTTGTCCATATCCTACCGGATTTGAGTGTTGCTCAAGAGACTCTACACCAAAGCTGGGGAGAAGGATGGACATTTCTAGACCATCACGTCTATTTGCTGTCATTGGCTGGCTTAGTGGCCTTTTATGGATTAGAGCGAGCTGCAAAAGTTTCTCGACAGCGTAACCAGGCAGCAGGCCAAGGAGATGTAACTGAAGTAGAAGTCTTTTGGCTGCACATGGTGTCATTTGCACCTTACAACGCCCTAATCGGCTATCTTCTACTGCATCGAGAAGAATCCGGAGTTATGAGTTTGCTACTTTTCGCAGTAGCGATGGGCTTACATTTTTTGGTCAATGACTACGGCCTTAGAGAGCACCACAAGAAGCCCTATGACCAAATAGGCCGCTGGATCTTGTCCGCTGCTGTGATGGCTGGCTGGGCTATAGGCAGTGGCACTCAAATTCCTCAGGCGGCGATCGCAATCCTGTTTGCCTTTTTAGCGGGTGGCATTGTGCTGAATGTTTTGAAGGAAGAACTACCAGACGAGAGAGATAGCCGCTTTGGAGCCTTCGCCTTCGGTGCTATGGGTTACACAGCTCTTTTAGTGGCTTTGTGACCTTTTGGCGTTATCAGCGGATGACACAGATGTACAGGAACTAATTAAATGTCGTCGTGACTAATTAGTGTCGTCAGCCCAGAGTGACTACTGGATAAGTATTCCAGCGATCGCTCTGGGTCTAAAAGCTTACTGCAAATTACCTGAACTGGAGACAAATTGCGTGTCACAATCCAGATTAATGACAAATTACCTGTCGTATCTCCTCAAGGGCTTAAACTAAGGATGTGACAGATTAGCTGTCGTGATTTAACCCTCAGTGGTGCTTGAGGCTAAATTTTATCAAGACTCATCACTTAATTGGAAAGAGGTGCTCGCTCGTTCCCGAAGTACACGGGCGATCGCTTAACTCTGAATTAGGGTTGATCTATCACGTTACAAAAACCCTTTTCAGTAGTTTTTAACTAATCTAATTCGTTTGGGTCTAGTCCCATTGCCTGCAATCGGGCTGCTAGTCTGTCGGCTCGTTCGGCATCCGTAGGAATCCAACGGTTCTGGGCATCGTACCAACGGAGCCACTGGCGTTGAATGCCGCTGTATTCCCCATGCCATATTCCTATGCCGATATTCAGAGTTGGCATCCACAGCTTTGGTTCTGTGAGTTCTACTTCCTGATATTGGCCTGCAACTAGGGTAAAACAGCGGAGCAGGTTGGTGTAGCGGTTGAAGAGGATGTAATAAGGAATGCGGAGAATTTGCTCGTAGACTTCCCATTTGGTGGGAGGTTGGCCGCTGCTGCGATCGCGCTGACCGAGGTCTTCGGCTTCGGTGCCTGGGGAGAGTAGCTCGACTACAATGCTGGGACTGATGCCTTCTTGCCAGATGACGTAGCTTAAACGCAGGTCTCGGTTTTCGTAAAGACGAGGCACGCCGACCGCAGCGAACCAGTCGGGACGCTTGTACCAGTTGGGGTGGTGAACGTCGTAATACAGGTTGAGATCGCCAGCAGTAAAGACTTGGTCGGCAGCATAGTCTGCCAAGCGAAAGGTAGCACTCAGTAGTTGGGGCTGGAGGTAGTGATATTCATCGGGCAAGCCAGGTTCCTCTAGATTTTCGCTAGGCAAATCATACATGGTGGGCAGTACTTCTTTGGGCGATCGCGGGGGATCGGTCTGCTCAATGGAGGGTTTTGCCAGCGTCATATTCAGCCTGCTGTAGTTTTAAGAACAGGGACATGGGGCGATCGCTTTCTATTTTAATGGTGGCAAAGACAAAGAGAGGACGGAGAATGTTTCGCTTCCGCCCTCTTGTATGGTTTCAATTAGTCCATTTCAACTCATTAGTGAGGCGCTGAGACTGGCGTAGGCATTGTCATTGTCCCGTTCGGGTTTTCAACTAATCCGATTTTGGTTTACCGGTAAAGCCATCCGCTCCATGAAGTCGGGGCTAGCCAACGATCAGCGGGCTACCATGTTTCCAACTAATCCGATTTTGGTTTATCGGTAAAGCTTCCCGATGCTGATGCCCCAGTACGATTTACTTTTGTTTCCAACTAATCCGATTTTGGTTAATCGGTAAAGGGACTATTGGATCCAGAGTTACGGCGAATTGGTTACATTGTGCGTTTCCAACTAATCCGATTTTGGCTGCTTGACTGACAAAACTAAAAAGCTGGAAAGCGTTTCAGGACAATAAATTCACGATTAAAAAACTGATCGTGTTGTCGTTGAGCAGCGAGCGCAGGTTGAGGGTCGGGGGCACTCGATAGAAACTGAAAAAGAGAAAGTTTCCATTGTTAAGTCAGGGCTAGACGAATCCAGTTCCAACCTAATTTGAGATAACTCATGCCCCGACGCCAATGAGTATCGACTAAACGACGCTGGCCCAATGCCACTACTTGAGTCCCTTGCAGCACCAAAAACAGCATCGTCAGCGCAATCACGCCACAGAGTTGAGTCAGCGCAAATTTGTCTCTTAAGCGTGATGCTTCGAGGCTAAAGCCATTAGATTTGAGGTCCAAGAAAGATTCTTTCACTTGGAACCGGAATCGGTATTGGGCAAAGGTTTGTAAATTGGTAAGTTCGTCACTGACAATCACCCAATCCTCGTCACTGGGTTGGTCATGAGCAAAGGCCAGATAAACATTGGCATCGGGCTTCCTTTTACCCAGAGACACAGCGGGAGTGAAGTAGGCTTGTCCGGGTTGCAGTCGGACTGATGAAACCTTGTACCTTGACATTGACTCAAATAATCATGCAACGCATCATAGAGACGGGAAGTAGGAGCCATGGGTTTTGCTAATGGGTGTGGTAACTGATCAGCTTAAACCAAGCTCCTCTTCCTTCTTACCTTTCGTTTCAATCCCTTAGACTTTTGTCAGCCAAGCAGGAGAACAAGGGCTTTGTATCTTAGAAAACTCAATCGATTTCTTCGCCGATGGGGTGTGTTGGGGGAAGCCCGAACGCAAATATTAATTTGGTATTTGGGGCTAATGACTTGCTCCGCGATTGTTACTGTCGTGGCTATTCGGGAGAAGCTTTCTGATCGTTTAGACCAAGAGTTTCAGCAATCACTAACCCGGGAAATTGAGGAGTTTCGGCAATTGACAACCGAACAAAATCCATCTACAGAAAAACCGTTTGGAAATGACATCGAATCTATTTTTAACGTGTTTCTTGATCGCACCGTGCCAGATGATGGACAGTTTCTCATTACCCTATTCAATGGTCAGTTCTACCGTTCTAGCCCTAGCGCCATTCCAGGAGAGCTGCATAAGAATTCAGCCCTGATGAGTCAGCTAGCCCTGTCAACCCATTCTCAGCAGGGACAACTGACGATATCTCCCAATGACTCGCTGGTTTACATTGCTGAACCGCTAGTGAAGGGGAGCAACCGGGGGGTGCTTGTGGTAGCTTACTCCACAGCAACTGAGCACAAGGAGATTAATAATGCTGTAATTGTGGTTACAGAGGTGATGATCGGAGTATTGGGTTTTGCATCACTGCTTGCTTGGATTGCGGCAGGGCGGGTGCTAGCACCGCTACAGTTATTGTCTAAAGCAGCCCGTTCGGTGAGTGAGTCTGACCTGACGCAGCGACTACCTGTCCAGGGAAGCGGGGAATTAGACAGGGTAGCTCTCACCTTCAATGAGATGATGGATCGGTTGCAGGCAGCTTTTGACAGCCAGCGTAATTTCCTCAATGATGCAGGACATGAACTGCGAACTCCTATCACCATCGTGCGCGGGCATTTGGAGCTGATGGGAGATGATCCCGAAGAACAACAGGCAACCCTGGAATTGGTACTAGACGAACTCGATCGTATGAGTCGTTTGGTCAATGATTTAGTTGTGCTGGCAAAGGCAGAACGACCCGATTTTTTGCAATTTGAAACCGTGGACTTGAGTTCATTGACCGAGGAACTATTTACCAAAATTACGGCACTGGGCGATTGCAACTGGCAACTGGATGCCTTGGGCAAAGGGCAGATTGTGATTGATCGACACCGGTTGACTCAAGCTTTGACAAATTTGGCACAAAACGCAACGCAATACACAGAGAGCACAGGTACAATCGCACTTGGATCTAGCTTAAGGGGGAACTTGATCCGGTTTTGGATAAGTGATACTGGCAAGGGAATTGCACCAGAAGACCAAAAGCGAATTTTTCAGCGATTTGCTCGTGGTATGAACAGCCGTTCTATAGAGGGGACAGGTTTAGGGTTAGCAATCGTGCAGGCGATCGCGGAAGCACATAACGGTCGGGTAGAGCTAAATAGCCAACTTGGGATGGGGTCTACTTTTACAATTATCATTCCACTGAAACCTGCTTAAGAGGACATCTAAGATGAGTCGCCTTCTAATTGCTGAAGACGAATCTCGGATTGCTGCCTTTATAGAAAAGGGACTCAAAGCCAATGGATTAATCACAACCGTAGTGACCAATGCCCATGAGGCAATACTGCTGACCCAGAACGGTGAATTTGATCTGCTGATTTTGGATTTAGGACTACCTGACCAGGATGGTTTGACTGTGCTAGAGATTCTGAGGGGGCAGGGGGAACGATTGCCCATTATTGTTTTGACTGCCCGTGACGACATTCACGCCAAAGTAGCAGGTTTAGAAGGCGGCGCAGATGATTATGTAACCAAGCCGTTCCGGTTTGAAGAATTGTTGGCGCGGGTGCGGGTGCAACTGCGAAATCGCCAAGTGTCTTCTAGCAAGGAAGATATGGTGCTGACAAGTGGTCCAGTGACGCTTAATCTGCGAACTCGTGAGGTACAGGTGGGCGATCGCCCGATTGAACTGTCAGCCCGAGAGTTCATCCTGGCAGAAACGTTTCTACGCTATTCAGGACAGGTGATGAGCCGGGAGCAGTTGCTCAACCACGTTTGGGGTTACGACTATGACCCTGGTTCAAACATTGTGGATGTGTATGTGGGGTATCTACGTAAGAAGCTTGGTGGTGACCTGATCGAAACCGTCAGAGGTATGGGTTACCGATTGCAGACATGAGAGCTTTTTCATTCAGTTTTCTCGAATCTCGTGACAAACTGTAAGAAGTGACGCAAAACACATTTTTTATGTGTTCCTGTTGGCTCTAGCCTCTTGATAGCAACCCATGAAGCAGATTTTAATTGCTGAGGATGAATCTCGCATTGCCGCATTTTTAGAGAAAGGATTCCGCAAATATGGATTTACAGTTGCGATCGCCCGCGATGGGCAAGAGGCGATCAAACTCACTCAAAAACAACCCTTTGATCTGCTGTTGCTTGATTTAGATTTGCCAGTGATCGATGGCTGGACTGTACTTAAGCAGCTACGTGCTCAGGGAGATTCGCGTCCGATTATTATCATCACGGCTCAGGACGATGAAAATCAAAAGGCAATGGCGCTAAAAATTGGCGCAAGTGACTACATCACAAAGCCACTGCGGTTCAAGGCACTGCTGACACGAGTCCAAACACAGTTGGTCGAGCGTTATATAGCTTAATATTTCTCGATTAACCTCCCTAGCCCCTGATTCTAGAGAAACTGTTCGGTTGCGTGTGCAAAGCACGTAACTTCTCAAAGTTTTAGAATTGAGGGCTTAAAACCGTTTGGGCATACAAGAAAGGGAGGCGAATACAATTACTTGATCGACTCACCAAGCGGATTAGTTCGCAGCTACCCTTTCATGAAAGCTTTCTCATAAAACGTTCATTGAAGATTCATTAAGCGTTGAGACTCTATTGGTTAATAGAAGTTAACGCGCTCAGGACTTACGCAGTTAAATCTTCCATTTCCTTTGAGGAGTCTTAATGCGCTCCCTTCTTTAAGAAGCGGAGGAGAGCGAGATTTAAGTGCGTCAGCCCCACCGTGTGATCGTCTTTATTTCAAGCAATGACACTCTAAAAGTCATTGTGGTTGGAGGAAACTCGTGAGAAAGCTTAAAAGTCTCTTAGATCCGCAACTATTGACTAAGGATTTACTTGCTTCGTTTGTAGTGTTCCTCGTTGCTTTGCCGCTGTGTATGGGTATCGCGCTTGCCTCTGGCGTGCCGCCTGCTCTGGGTTTGGTGACAGGTATGGTGGGTGGCATTGTTGTTGGCAGTATTTCGGGTTCGCCCTTTCAAGTCAGTGGACCAGCGGCTGGATTGGCGGTTGTCGTAGCAGAACTCGTGCGCGACCACGGCATCGAGATGGTGGGTCCGGTGCTGATGTTAGCAGGCTTAATTCAACTGCTAGCAGGTCGGTTTAAGCTGGGGCAACTATTTCGGGCCATGTCTCCTGCAGTGATCTACGGCATGTTGTCGGGTATTGGGGTGCTGATTCTCGCATCTCAGCTCCACGTCATGATCGATGACAAGCCCCGTATTCATGGCATTGACAACTTGCTCTCTATCCCTGAAGCCTTCTATAAAGCTTTCGTCTCGGTTAGTGACGCTAATCATCATCTAGCAGCAGCAATCGGCTTTTTATCAATTGTGACGCTGGTGGCATGGGATAAGTTTAAGCCTGAAAAATTAAGGCTGGTACCCGGTGCATTAGTTGCAGTGGTTCTAGCGACATTAATTGCAAGCATATTAAAGCTACAGATCAGTTATGTAGATGTCCCTGCGAATTTGCTAGAAACAATTCGACTACCGCAACTGAGCAGTTTTTTTAATGTGATTCGAGCTCCCATGTTGCTCCAGGCAATCACAATTGCATTCATTGCCAGTGCCGAAAGTTTGCTCTCAGCCGTCGCAGTCGATCGCATGCACCAGGGTCCCAGAGCGAATTTTGATCAAGAGTTAAGTGCCCAGGGAATTGGTAACCTGATTTGCGGAGCACTGGGTACCGTGCCAATGACAGGGGTGATTGTGCGTAGCTCGGTCAACGTGGAGGCGGGTGCAAAAACCAGAGTTTCAGCCATTCTGCACGGAGTGTGGTTAATTGTATTGGTAGTGGCTGCTCCTAACTTGCTCAGGATGGTGCCAACCGCAAGTCTGGCTGCAATTCTAGTTGTCACAGGCTACCGGCTAATTGAAGTAGAACATATTCGTCACCTCAAACGATATGGGCGAATTCCGCTGATCATCTTCTTCGCCACCTTTATTACCATCGTGATC from Trichocoleus desertorum ATA4-8-CV12 carries:
- a CDS encoding ZIP family metal transporter; the encoded protein is MTLAEVAVSTPLNVVFLSGLSAVALVIVHVFSSRLRFLKVAPRSRWLSFGSGVSVAYVFVHILPDLSVAQETLHQSWGEGWTFLDHHVYLLSLAGLVAFYGLERAAKVSRQRNQAAGQGDVTEVEVFWLHMVSFAPYNALIGYLLLHREESGVMSLLLFAVAMGLHFLVNDYGLREHHKKPYDQIGRWILSAAVMAGWAIGSGTQIPQAAIAILFAFLAGGIVLNVLKEELPDERDSRFGAFAFGAMGYTALLVAL
- a CDS encoding Uma2 family endonuclease — protein: MTLAKPSIEQTDPPRSPKEVLPTMYDLPSENLEEPGLPDEYHYLQPQLLSATFRLADYAADQVFTAGDLNLYYDVHHPNWYKRPDWFAAVGVPRLYENRDLRLSYVIWQEGISPSIVVELLSPGTEAEDLGQRDRSSGQPPTKWEVYEQILRIPYYILFNRYTNLLRCFTLVAGQYQEVELTEPKLWMPTLNIGIGIWHGEYSGIQRQWLRWYDAQNRWIPTDAERADRLAARLQAMGLDPNELD
- a CDS encoding HAMP domain-containing protein — translated: MTCSAIVTVVAIREKLSDRLDQEFQQSLTREIEEFRQLTTEQNPSTEKPFGNDIESIFNVFLDRTVPDDGQFLITLFNGQFYRSSPSAIPGELHKNSALMSQLALSTHSQQGQLTISPNDSLVYIAEPLVKGSNRGVLVVAYSTATEHKEINNAVIVVTEVMIGVLGFASLLAWIAAGRVLAPLQLLSKAARSVSESDLTQRLPVQGSGELDRVALTFNEMMDRLQAAFDSQRNFLNDAGHELRTPITIVRGHLELMGDDPEEQQATLELVLDELDRMSRLVNDLVVLAKAERPDFLQFETVDLSSLTEELFTKITALGDCNWQLDALGKGQIVIDRHRLTQALTNLAQNATQYTESTGTIALGSSLRGNLIRFWISDTGKGIAPEDQKRIFQRFARGMNSRSIEGTGLGLAIVQAIAEAHNGRVELNSQLGMGSTFTIIIPLKPA
- a CDS encoding response regulator transcription factor — encoded protein: MSRLLIAEDESRIAAFIEKGLKANGLITTVVTNAHEAILLTQNGEFDLLILDLGLPDQDGLTVLEILRGQGERLPIIVLTARDDIHAKVAGLEGGADDYVTKPFRFEELLARVRVQLRNRQVSSSKEDMVLTSGPVTLNLRTREVQVGDRPIELSAREFILAETFLRYSGQVMSREQLLNHVWGYDYDPGSNIVDVYVGYLRKKLGGDLIETVRGMGYRLQT
- a CDS encoding response regulator: MKQILIAEDESRIAAFLEKGFRKYGFTVAIARDGQEAIKLTQKQPFDLLLLDLDLPVIDGWTVLKQLRAQGDSRPIIIITAQDDENQKAMALKIGASDYITKPLRFKALLTRVQTQLVERYIA
- a CDS encoding SulP family inorganic anion transporter, encoding MRKLKSLLDPQLLTKDLLASFVVFLVALPLCMGIALASGVPPALGLVTGMVGGIVVGSISGSPFQVSGPAAGLAVVVAELVRDHGIEMVGPVLMLAGLIQLLAGRFKLGQLFRAMSPAVIYGMLSGIGVLILASQLHVMIDDKPRIHGIDNLLSIPEAFYKAFVSVSDANHHLAAAIGFLSIVTLVAWDKFKPEKLRLVPGALVAVVLATLIASILKLQISYVDVPANLLETIRLPQLSSFFNVIRAPMLLQAITIAFIASAESLLSAVAVDRMHQGPRANFDQELSAQGIGNLICGALGTVPMTGVIVRSSVNVEAGAKTRVSAILHGVWLIVLVVAAPNLLRMVPTASLAAILVVTGYRLIEVEHIRHLKRYGRIPLIIFFATFITIVITELLTGILIGIVLTAVFVISKVSNLKIRVEHDERTQRIDIHLEGAATFVRLPELASALERIPPKTQLYVHLEKLAYVDHTCFDLLSNWASQQEGRGSTITVEWEGLTDRYRRPFATRTNPVSFPASGPFAEEF